In Enterobacter pseudoroggenkampii, one genomic interval encodes:
- the nadR gene encoding multifunctional transcriptional regulator/nicotinamide-nucleotide adenylyltransferase/ribosylnicotinamide kinase NadR, which translates to MSSFDYIKTAIRQKGCTLQQVADASGMTKGYLSQLLNAKIKSPSAQKLEALHRFLGLEFPRMQKNIGVVFGKFYPLHTGHIYLIQRACSQVDELHIIMGYDETRDRQLFEESAMSQQPTVPDRLRWLLQTFKYQKNIRIHAFNEEGMEPYPHGWDVWSNGIKAFMEEKGIAPNWIYTSEESDAPQFREHLGIETVLIDPKRTFMNISGAQIRENPFRYWDYIPTEVKPFFVRTVAILGGESSGKSTLVNKLANIFNTTSAWEYGRDYVFSHLGGDEMALQYSDYDKIALGHAQYIDFAVKYANKVAFIDTDFVTTQAFCKKYEGREHPFVQALIDEYRFDLVILLENNTPWVADGMRSLGSSVDRREFQSMLVEMLNENNVEFVHVEESDYDSRFLRCVELVKEMMGEQG; encoded by the coding sequence ATGTCATCATTTGACTACATCAAGACCGCTATCCGCCAGAAGGGCTGCACGCTGCAGCAGGTGGCAGACGCCAGCGGCATGACCAAAGGCTACCTGAGCCAACTGCTGAACGCCAAAATCAAAAGCCCCAGCGCGCAGAAGCTCGAAGCGCTGCACCGCTTTCTGGGGCTGGAATTCCCGCGTATGCAAAAGAACATCGGCGTGGTGTTCGGCAAATTTTACCCGCTGCATACCGGGCATATCTATCTGATCCAGCGCGCCTGTAGCCAGGTGGACGAGCTGCACATCATCATGGGCTATGACGAAACCCGCGACCGTCAGCTGTTTGAAGAGAGCGCCATGTCGCAGCAGCCGACCGTGCCGGACCGCCTGCGCTGGCTGCTTCAGACCTTCAAGTACCAGAAAAACATTCGTATTCATGCCTTCAACGAAGAAGGTATGGAGCCGTACCCGCACGGCTGGGACGTGTGGAGCAACGGCATCAAAGCGTTTATGGAAGAGAAGGGCATTGCGCCTAACTGGATCTACACCTCTGAAGAGTCCGATGCGCCGCAGTTCCGCGAGCATTTGGGCATCGAGACGGTACTGATCGATCCGAAGCGCACCTTCATGAACATCAGCGGAGCGCAGATCCGCGAAAACCCGTTCCGCTACTGGGATTACATTCCGACCGAAGTGAAGCCGTTCTTTGTGCGCACCGTCGCGATCCTGGGCGGCGAGTCGAGCGGGAAATCAACGCTGGTCAACAAGCTGGCGAACATCTTCAATACCACCAGCGCGTGGGAGTACGGACGCGACTATGTCTTCTCCCATCTGGGCGGTGATGAGATGGCGCTGCAGTATTCCGACTACGACAAAATCGCGCTCGGTCATGCCCAGTACATTGATTTCGCGGTGAAATACGCCAACAAGGTAGCGTTTATCGATACCGATTTTGTCACTACGCAGGCGTTCTGTAAAAAATACGAAGGGCGCGAGCACCCGTTCGTGCAGGCGCTGATTGACGAATACCGTTTTGACCTGGTGATCCTGCTGGAAAACAACACCCCGTGGGTGGCCGACGGCATGCGCAGCCTCGGCAGCTCCGTGGACCGGCGGGAGTTCCAGTCCATGCTGGTGGAGATGCTCAACGAAAACAACGTTGAGTTTGTGCACGTGGAAGAGTCGGACTACGACTCCCGTTTCCTGCGCTGCGTCGAGCTGGTGAAGGAGATGATGGGAGAGCAGGGGTAA